A window of the Gemmatimonadota bacterium genome harbors these coding sequences:
- a CDS encoding response regulator codes for MAAVAAAIMLGFLVYNLVDFAPGIRETMAVHDIVSAALCGVVWWLIRSGRLREEQAHAVATGMILLIASNILLAMWLLRAPYHAVYICVLLVGAGAGMSSIGWAVVSTALLWAFTLPVLLAVAEWAIVLRYLAMMGATSAVTISLVAIRVRNLRVVARLTALDRQQRRALNEALADLDAKVLQRTEELRSANAALQTQIDERARAEQEARLLGEQLLHAQRLESLGRLAGGVAHDFNNLLTVIDGNLSLVLEDLPPGASREPVEDALSASERAGHLTRQLLAFGRKQVMERTVFDVGQRIEDIARMLQRVLGERVALHVRTDERDLWVSADPNQIEQILMNLTVNARDAMPDGGECFIDVTRAVVGNAPFIRIRVRDTGMGMDAATKERLFEPFFTTKGAGAGTGLGLSTAYGVVQQHGGSITVESSPGAGATFEVLLPAAEDASIATANAASAGASTSGTETVLLVEDEEGVRRVAERFLRRQGYDVHVASSGFEALEIAARLGRPIDLLFTDVMMPAMSGRELAERLRLAQPDLKVLFVSGYTGDYLQTQTGELPAGTHLLYKPYELGRTARLIRGILEGKAILER; via the coding sequence ATGGCCGCGGTCGCCGCGGCGATCATGCTGGGCTTCCTCGTCTACAACCTGGTCGACTTCGCGCCAGGGATCCGCGAGACGATGGCGGTGCACGACATCGTCTCCGCCGCCCTGTGCGGCGTCGTCTGGTGGCTGATCCGCTCCGGGCGACTCCGCGAGGAGCAGGCGCACGCCGTCGCGACGGGGATGATCCTGCTCATCGCCAGCAACATCCTGCTCGCGATGTGGCTCCTGCGCGCGCCCTACCACGCCGTCTACATCTGCGTGCTGCTGGTCGGTGCCGGTGCCGGGATGAGCTCCATCGGCTGGGCGGTCGTCTCGACCGCGCTGCTCTGGGCCTTCACGCTGCCCGTGCTCCTTGCCGTCGCCGAGTGGGCGATCGTCCTGCGATATCTCGCGATGATGGGGGCCACCTCGGCCGTGACCATCTCGCTCGTCGCCATCCGCGTGCGGAACCTGCGCGTGGTCGCGCGCCTCACCGCACTCGACCGCCAGCAGCGGCGCGCGCTCAACGAGGCGCTGGCCGATCTCGACGCGAAGGTGCTGCAGCGCACCGAGGAGTTGCGGTCCGCCAATGCGGCCCTGCAGACCCAGATCGATGAGCGGGCGCGAGCCGAACAGGAGGCCCGGTTGCTCGGCGAGCAGCTCCTGCACGCGCAACGGCTCGAGTCCCTCGGCCGGCTCGCCGGCGGCGTGGCGCACGATTTCAACAACCTGCTCACCGTCATCGACGGGAACCTCAGCCTGGTGCTGGAGGACCTCCCGCCCGGCGCGAGCCGCGAGCCGGTGGAGGATGCGCTCAGCGCGAGCGAGCGCGCGGGTCACCTCACCCGGCAGCTGCTCGCCTTCGGCCGCAAGCAGGTGATGGAACGGACGGTGTTCGATGTCGGGCAGCGCATCGAGGACATCGCCCGCATGCTGCAGCGGGTGCTCGGCGAGCGGGTGGCGCTGCACGTGCGGACGGATGAGCGCGACCTGTGGGTGAGCGCGGATCCGAACCAGATCGAGCAGATCCTCATGAACCTCACCGTCAACGCGCGGGACGCGATGCCGGACGGGGGCGAGTGCTTCATCGACGTGACGCGCGCGGTGGTGGGGAACGCCCCATTCATCCGCATCCGCGTGCGCGATACGGGCATGGGGATGGACGCGGCGACCAAGGAACGGCTCTTCGAGCCCTTCTTCACGACGAAGGGGGCGGGCGCCGGCACCGGGCTCGGTCTCTCGACGGCGTACGGTGTGGTGCAACAGCACGGCGGCTCGATCACCGTCGAGTCGTCGCCGGGGGCCGGCGCGACGTTCGAGGTGCTGTTGCCGGCGGCGGAGGATGCCTCGATCGCGACCGCCAATGCCGCGAGCGCCGGGGCGAGCACCTCGGGAACGGAGACCGTTCTGCTGGTCGAGGACGAGGAGGGCGTGCGCCGCGTCGCGGAGCGATTCCTCCGTCGCCAAGGGTACGACGTGCACGTCGCGTCGAGCGGCTTCGAAGCGCTCGAGATCGCCGCGCGGCTGGGGAGGCCGATCGACCTGCTCTTCACCGACGTCATGATGCCCGCGATGAGCGGTCGGGAGCTGGCCGAGCGGCTACGCCTCGCGCAACCCGACCTGAAGGTGCTGTTCGTGAGTGGCTACACCGGCGACTACCTGCAGACGCAGACCGGCGAGCTCCCCGCAGGAACGCACCTCCTCTACAAGCCCTACGAGCTCGGGCGCACGGCGCGGCTGATCCGGGGGATCCTCGAGGGGAAGGCGATCCTCGAGCGGTAG